A stretch of DNA from Halorubrum sp. BOL3-1:
TCGCTCGGAGCGGTTGACGCAAGTATCGGTGTGAAACAAGTTGACGAACCCAGCCACTACGGCGTCGCCGATATCGACGCGTCGGGAGAGGTTCGTGAGCTCGTCGAAAAACCATCGGACCCACCCTCTGACCGGGCGATCAGCGGAGTGTACGTTGTCGAGAACAGTACCGGACTATTCAATGCGCTAAATTATCTGATTGAGAATAATCGCCGGGGAGCAGGTGATGAATTCCAACTCACTGACGCGCTTCAGCGGATGGTCGAAACCGACTCGATCATCGGAACCTTCGATGTTGAGGACTGGTACGACTGTGGCCAGCCAAAGACGCTACTTGAGGCCAATCAGGTACTGTTGGAGGAGTTGGAAACGACCGAGGGTGACCGATTAGAAAATACAGTCATCATCCCGCCAGTCGATATGGGAACGAACGTTACGGTCGAACGGAGCGTTGTCGGACCGTATGTGAGCCTTGACGACGATGCGGAGATCAACGATAGTATCGTCAGAAGTTCCATTGTCGGGCGAGGTGCCTCACTCACTGGCGCGAACCTCGAACACAGTATTGTGGGTGATACAGCAGAAATTAGTGGTGACGCTCAGAGTCTAAACGTCGGCGACAATAGCAATCTTAGTCTCTAATGGGGAGTCGAAAGGTATCGGTCGTCACTCCGTCATACAACCAAGCAGGTTACCTTCCAGATAATCTTCAGTCGATCGACAGTCAATCTCACGACTCAGTTGAGCATTTGATCCTCGATGGTGGTTCCGATGACGGAACAGCAGAGATTATCGAGAATTACGCTGACGATGCTGACCACGAAGTCTGGTGGCGATCTGAGTCAGATGATGGGCAGTCCGCTGCTATCAACGAGGGGTTTGACCGCGCGAGCGGAGATATTGTTGGCTGGCTCAATTCGGACGATGTCTACTTCGACACGACGACGCTGTCAAGGGTTGAACGCTGGTTTAGTCGTACTGACGCGGACGTGATTTACGGCGACTTGGCCTACGTCGATAGTCACTCTCAGGTGACCGAAATAGACGTCCGCCCCGAGTTCGACAGAGAAAAGCTCGCTTACCGAATCGTTATCGGACAGCCAGCTACGTTCTTTCGGAGTTATGTCGTCAAGTCAGAGCAGCTCGACGAAGACCTCGACTACTGTATGGACTACGAGTTCTGGATACGTCTTTCACGGAAGTACGACGTCCGGCATGTCCGTGATGTCCTCGCCGGATTCCGACGACACGAAGCCCAAAAGACGGACGATATGGCTCCAGTCAATGCCGAGGTGAAGACCATGCTTGACCGCCATCGTGACGAACTGCCGAAGCCGCAGAGAGTTCTTTTGAGCAACGCGTTGACGGAGATTCAGCGAATACTGCGGAGTGGACGGGAGACCCTATCTCTCCACCGAAACGAGCCGGAACTGGCTTTTGATGGAGAACTTGCGCCACTCTCTGAGATGGTTGCTAATCTTGGACCAAGATACGAGGACATACGGAAGGCTCTCGACCGCTGGCAAAAGTAACGAGCGCTCCAAATCAGTTTGTTTCGGGAACCATCGCATAGAGGTATCCGAACCCGATACTGAGCGTAAATGCGAGAAGCATCACGAACTTATCTAGTTTCGCCACAGAAGGCGATGTAACGACCTCGGTGAAGCGGCGGGGAATGAAATCAGTGAGAAGCTGTCGCAGAAATCTGCGCTCCGTACTCGTCGCTTCTGAATCAATCTCTGCCATCCGTCGCTTCGAATAACCCTGCCAGAATGCCCGCTCTAATAACCACTGTCGATCGGTTCGATAGTCGTAGATTTTGTGTTCGACGGTGGCACTTGGCACATAAACGACCCGTTCTCCGGTTTCGCGCTCTAATCGGGCACACAGTTCGGTTTCTCCCCCTTGAAGATCGTTTTCTCCTCGCTTCCCCATCTCCGTCCTGAATCCCCCGAGTTTCAAGAATACTTCTCTGTCGAACGAAAGGTTCGAACTGAATGTATTACGGACGTAGCCTTCTGTTTCTCGGAACCCTTTGTACGTGACCCCGATGAGGAAATAGAACTCTTCGGGAAGATACTCTGGCTTTGCCGACAGCCAGTCCGGAACCATTCGGCCGCCGACGGCAAGCGCGTCATATCGTTCGTAGGCGTCGATGATCTGTTCTGCCCAATCAGGCGTCGCCACCGCATCGTCGTCCATGAACGCGACAACGTCACCGTCCGCTAGTTCAGCACCCGTGTTCCGACTGTATGAGAGACCTCTGTTCTGGTCGTTACAATGTATCGTCGTGTTCGGATTTGTTCCGTAATCCGTCTCGACCCGTTCGTACACCTCCTCAGTGCCATCGACAACGACCACAAGTTCAATGTCGCCGTATGTCTGGTTGAGGATGCTCTCAGCAGCCTCCTGAAACTCTTCATAGCGGTCCATTGAATACGTACAGAGGACCACCGAGATCTTCATACACCAAATTTGTCAGGTAACCCGCTTAGGCCTTCCGTCTGTACGTGAGATGTTTATCACAAGCCTTATGCGCGTTTTGCCAGTGCCTTGCGGTAATGAGCGATTCGAACGATCCGCCGGACGAATCGGGCACGTCCCCGTCCGATCTGCTCGCACGGCGGTACCACGTCCCGGCCCTCCTCGGCATCGTCGCGTTCATGCTCTGGACACGACTGCGCTCGTACGGGAATTTCATTCAGAACGGTGAGGTGTACTTCCGCGGGAACGACGCGTGGTACCACCTCCGCACGACGAACTACCTTCTCGAGAACTGGCCAAGTACGCTCCCGTACGATGTCTGGACCGGCTTTCCCGTCGGGACGAACGCCGGGCAGTTCGGCACCCTCTGGGACCACATCATGGCCGTCGGAATCTGGATCGCCCGACCGACCATGGGCAGCGCGGAGGAGGTCATGCTCGTTATGGCCCCCATCGCCGGCGCACTCGTCGCGGTGCCGACGTACTTCATCGCGCGTCGATTCACCGACCGCGTCCCGGCCCTCGCGGGCGCCGCGACGCTGGCGCTGTTCTCCGGGACCTTCCTCCGCTACACCCTCGTCGGCTTCCCCGACCACAGCGCGGCGGAGATCCTCTTCCAGAGTACCGCTGTCCTCGCGTTCCTCGTCGCGCTCGGCGTGGCGGAGCGCGAGAAGCCGGTGTGGGAGCTCGTAGTCGACCAAGATGCCGACGCGCTCCGGCGCCCTGTCGCATACGCCGCCGCGGCCGGCGTCGCGCTCGGCCTCTACATGTGGACGTGGCAGCCCGGCATCCTGATGGTCGGGTTCACGGGGATCTTCCTTGCGGTCAAAATTACGAGCGATGTCTCCCACGGGAAGAGCCCGGAGCCGGTCGCGTTCGCCGGCGCGGTCGCGATGACCGTCGCGGGACTGATGCAGGTGATCCCGCTGGACACGTTCTCGTTCAACCCGACAGAGTACTCTTTCCTCCAGATCGTCGCCCCACTGGGCGTCGCGCTCGGGGCCATCTTCCTCGCGTGGCTCGCCCGCCAGTGGGAGGCACACGACCTCGGCGACGAGAGCTACCCCGCGGCCGTCACGGGGCTGATTCTCGCGTCCGCCGGCGTCGTCTGGCTCGCGATTCCGTCACTGTGGTCGACGGTCGTTGGAAATCTCCTCAACACCGTCGCGTTCAGCGCGAGCGCCGGCGCCCGCACTATCGGCGAGGCGCAACCGCCGCTCCAAGGTGCTTCCTTCACGAACTTCGTCCTCTCGCAGTACGGACTCGCCTTCTTCCTCGCGCTCGCCGCAATTCTCTATATCCTCGCGCGCCCGCTGTACCGCTCCAACGACACCAACCACACGCTGTACATCCCGGCCGCGCTCGCCGTCGTCGGCTCCGTCTACGCGGTCCCACAGGCGTACGGCGCGGTCGGCGGCGTCGTCGGCGTGAGCTGGCAGGTGGTCGGCCTCGTCATCGCCGCCGCCTTCCTCGTCGGCGCGACGTTCCTCGTCGAGTACGACAGCCAAGAGCTGTACTTCGTCGTGTGGGCGGCGTTCATCGGGAGCGCCGCGTTCACGCAGGTCCGCTTCAACTACTACCTCGCCGTCGTCGTCGCGGTCGGGACGGCGTACTTCCTCCAAGTCGCGCTCGACGCGCTCGACCTCTCGTCGCTCGATCTCACCTCACTCGACGCGGTCCGCGAGATCGAGGGCTGGCAGGTGCTGACCGTCGTCGCGGTGCTCGCCGTCCTCCTCGTCCCGCTCGTCGGCGTCGCCACGCCGGTCTGGCAGGCGGGCAACTCCAGTCAGCCGGGCAGCGTCGTCCAGTGGGACGAGAGCCTCCAGTGGATGAACGACGAGACGCCGCAGCCGGGCGAACTCGAGGGCGCGGACAACGCGATGGACCCGTACGACACCTACGATCGACCCGCAGACGGCGACTTCGAGTATCCGGAGGGCGCCTACGGCGTCCAGTCGTGGTGGGACTACGGCCACTGGATCACCACCCGCGCCGAGCGCATCCCGAACGCCAACCCGTTCCAGCAGAACGCCGGCGAAGCGGCCGACTACCTGCTCGCACCCAGCGAACAGCAGGCGGCTGACGTCCTCGCGAGTCAGAGCGACGAAGGCAACCGGACCCGCTACGTGATGGTCGACTGGCAGATGGCGTCGCCCAACTCCAAGTTCAACGCCCCGGTCACCTTCTACAGCGGCAACGAGACGGTCCGCGACTTCAACGAGCTGTTCTACCAGCGCGTCGAAGGGCAGAACGGCCGACAGAGCGGACTCCGGCCCGCCCTCCAGACGCGGACGCAGCGCTACCACGAGAGCCAGATGATCCGGCTCTACCAGCACTACGGGAGCGCGGTCGAACCCGACCCGGTCGTGTTGGACTGGGAGCCGCAGACGGCCCAGACCGAGTCGGGCGATCAGGTCGACATCAAGGTCCTCCCGAGCGAGGGACAGCCGGTCCAGCGGTTCGACAACCTCTCGGCCGCCCGGTCGTTCGTCGAGGCGGACGGCTCGGCGCAGGTCGGCGGCGTCATGGGCGTCCCCACCGAACGCGTCGACGCGCTCGAACACTACCGGCTGGTCCACGCCACGCAGGCTCCCGGACGGTCGTCGTACGCACAGCAGGCACAGATCCTTCGGCAGCTCGGCGTCGACCTCCAGGCGACGTTCGGCGAGTCGTTCATCGGCGCGCTGGGCGACGACTTCGTCAAGACGTTCGAACGCGTGCCGGGCGCGACCGTCGAGGGGTCGGGTGCCGAACCCGGTCAGGAGGTCGAAGCGACCGTCGAAATGGAGAAACCGAACGGTCAGACGTTCGAGTACACGCAGTACGCGACCGCCGACGAGAACGGCGAGTTCGAACTCACGCTGCCGTACTCGACGACGGGCTACGACGAGTTCGGCCCCGAGAACGGGTACACGAACACGAGCGTTCGCGCGACCGGCCCGTACAACGTCACCACCGAGCGGACGACGGGCGAGGACCTGTATACCACCGAGCAGTTCGGCCAGGTCGAGGTGACCGGAGGGCAGGTCGTCGGCGCGGACGAGGCGGCCGCGACCGTCGAGCTCGAAGAGCGGATCGTCGACTGTCCCAGCGGCGACGCCGCGTGCCCGATCGACGATGAAAGCGGTGACGGCGGCGACGGCAACACGACGAACTCGACCGATAGCGCGAGCGTGATCGGCGCGGCCGAACCGCTGACGACGGTCGACGCCGCGAGCGCGCCGATGGCGACCGGCGACGCGGCCGCCTGATACTTGCGGACGCGAGCGCGTAATTCCGGGCTGTTAACTACCGCCGCACTGTTTTCGACGCATGGGCGACCGACGCGAGTGGGTGACGCTGTACCTGAAAGGCGTCGCCATGGGGAGCGCGGACGCGGTCCCCGGCGTCTCGGGCGGCACCATCGCGCTCATCGTCGGCATCTACGAGCGGCTGATCGCGGCGGTCACCGCGATCGACCCGGGCCGAGTTCGTCGCGTGCTCTCGGGCGTCCGACCGAGTAACATCCCGGACGCGCGGACCGCGTTCCGCGAGGTCGACGGCGCGTTCCTGCTCGTGTTGGGAACCGGGATCGGTACCGCTGTCGTCGCGGTGTTGAGCGGGGTGAACTACCTGCTCGCGACGCGGCCCGTCGCGACGTACGGCTTCTTTTTCGGGCTGATCGCCGCGAGCGCGGCGGTGCTGTTCGGCGACGTGGACCTCGACACGCCGCGCCGAAAGGCCGCCGCGGGCGGCGGGTTCGTACTCGCGTTTCTCGCCTCGGGCGTCGCCTCGACGGGACTCGGAAGCCCGCTGCCGCTCGTGTTCCTCGCGGGCGCGGTGGCGGTCAGCGCGATGGTGTTGCCGGGGATCTCGGGGTCGCTGCTGCTCGTCGTCCTCGGCCAGTACGAGTACATGTCCGGCGTTGTGAGCCGGTTCGTCGACGGACTCGGGGCGCTCGCGGTCGGGTCCGGGTCCGACGCGCTCGTCGAGACGCTCCCGCCCGTTGCGACGTTCCTCGTCGGGGGCGTCTGCGGGCTGTTCACGATCGCACACGCCGTCCGCTACGCGCTCTCGCGGGCGCGGGCCGCGACGCTCGCCTTCCTCGTGAGCCTGATCGTCGGCGCGCTCCGCGCGCCGGTTGTCGAGACGTCGACCCGGCTGGCCGAGAGCGGCGAGTCGTGGCGGGCGGCCGCGCCGCGGTTCGCCGTGGCAGCGATCGCCGGTGCCGCACTCGTGCTCGTGTTGAATCGCTACTCGGCGGCGATCGAGTACTGAGGGGCGGGGAGTCCGGTCTTCAGTAATTCCTCCGAACAGCCGGGTTAATAACAGCGATGTCAGGCGGTTCGAACTACGAGCGAGTTACTCATCGATACTCGGAAATCGTCCGATACGGAACGTAGTAATCCATCTCGTCGATCCACGTCGACAACCACTCGTCAGCGGTCGATTCGTTGATCTTCCCCGCATCGATCGCAGCCAACAGGACGCCGACCGACCCGATGACGGTCACGCCTTGGTCCTTCGCAAACGACCGGGCATCGCCGTCGTCCGTCAGCAATCGACCGTCGTGTGCGTCCGCCACGGCGAACGCTTGTGCCTCGCCGGGATCGAGATGCGCCCTGATGACTTCCTCTCTGTTCGCGACGGAATCCGGAATCGTCGCGACGGGAATCTCGTCTCCGAGTGTTTTGAGTGCTGACCGAAGATACGGATGCTCATCGACTCCGTTCGTGAGTTCCTCTTGAACGACTGGAACCGCACAGATTCCGGAGAGTTCGCCAACAACCCACAGCTGGTCGATATACGCGAAGTTTGAGAGGACGGTCGTGTTCAAGACGCTCGGGGAAGCTGGAACACCGGGGTTGGTCATTCCACCTGAGACTCCTCGTCGTCCGAGTTCCCCGCACTGAATTCGAGTTCGCTCGCTGCCGCTTTCTCGTAGGCGGCGTCGTCTTCGTCAGCCAGTCCAACTCGGAGTTCGACGCCGTGCTCGCGGAGCATATCGCGCATTGTCCAGCGGTCGACGTCTCCGAGTCTCGCGGCATCCCCGAGCGTGATCCGCTCGCGTTCGTAGAGGGTCACTGCGGCCGCAATACGCTCGTTTTCGTGGTCATCGAAGTATTCGCGCACGAACTCTCGCAGCGCATCGCTCTTGCCTCCGAAGATCCCGGCCTCAACCGCCCCTTCGATGAGGAGATCGAGGTCGTCCGGGTAGGAGCCAGTAATTCGTGCCATAGTTCTGCCTGAGAGTACGACTTCATATTATTTATGAACTCTGGCGAGAACCGCGTGTCGCAGATGGCTGCGACGTTTCTCCGTGGTTCCTACTCGAAATCGGCGGCGTGGCTGGACGGTCGGCCTCGGAAGGCCTGTCGCGCAACGCCTTTTCGGGTCGCGGTTGTAGGCTCGGTCGACATGGTCCAGACCGAATCCGACTCCGAACTCGACCGCGGCGACGTCGCCCCCGACTTCGAACTGCCCGGCGCGGACGGCGAGACGTACGCGCTCAACGAGTTCGGGACCGGCAGATTCGCGGCTGCCTACAAATAAGCAAGCAGAGAGCCTACGGCTTTAGCCATGGGGTGAACCCGATAACTGCGGTAACGCGTGCGAACTACGCTATTGCTGGATATTTAGCTCTCTAATTCCTCCAGTCCTGCCTCTAGCACTTCGGTGTATGCCTCTGAGAGTGCCAAGTCGTTCGCTTCAGCGTAGTCTTTGATTCGGCCACCAAGTGTGTGTGAAATATCTATGTTGGGGCGCATGACAAAAAGACTTTAAGACTAAAAGTATAATAAATTATCGTCGTGAAGCGTACCAACACGTTCGCAGTACGTCCGCTCTCCGAGAACGGACAGCGGCTGCTGCGGGATCTGTTGGACGCTTCCGCTGCTCTCTGGAACGAGGTCAATTACCAACGCCTCATGCGGTACAACGACGAAAACGGGTTCGGAGGCAGCGTGTGGGACGCCGATACGGGCCACCTCGAAGGCAAGTACAAAGCCGTTCTCGGCGCGTCTACCGCCCAACAGGTAATCCGGAAGAACAGCGAGGCATGGCGAGCGTTCTTCCGGCTGAAAGAGCAGTACCACGACGCCTCGAACACGTCCGTCATGGACCACCCCGAGCCGCCGGGCTTCCGTGGCAACGAGGACAACGGTCGTCAGCTCAAGACCGTTATCCGCAACACGTCATACACTATCGAATGGGGCGATCGCTCCCGGCTCGAGATACTGGTCGGGAGCGAATTGAAAAGCAGATACGACCACACTGGACGTCTTCGGCTCGAAGTCGCTGGCAACCCGAACTGGCCCGACTACGAGAAACAGGGCCGACTAGACCTGTGGTACGACGAGACCGACGGCACCTTCCGAGCTTCGCAGCCCGTGACTGTTTCTGACGAGGCGCGGGCAACTCCACTGGCCGCAGAGACGGCCGCTCTGGATATCGGTGCGAACAATCTTGTCGCCTGTACCACGATAACCGGCGAACAGTATCTGTACGAGGGTCGCAACCTGTTCGCTCGCTTCCGCGAGACGACACAAGAAGTCGCCCGGTTGCAGTCCAAACTCGAAGCAGGCCGAGACAGCAGCGAGCGTATCCGGCGGCTGTATCGCAAACGCACTCGCCGTCGCGATCACGCCCAAGAAGCGCTGTGTCGCGACGTAATCGAGCGGCTGTACGCCGAGGGTGTCGACACGGTGTACATCGGTGACCTGACCGGCGTGCTAGAGACGCACTGGTCCGTCAAGGCGAACGCCAAGACGCACAATTTCTGGGCGTTCGAGAAATTCATGGACCGACTGGCCTGTACCGCCGAAGAGTACGGGATCTCCGTAGAAGTGCGATCGGAAGCGTGGACGAGTCAGGAGTGCCCACAGTGCGGCTCGACGGATCGAACCACGCGGCATCAGGAGACGCTGACGTGTCCGTGCGGGTTCGAGGGGCACGCGGATCTCACGGCGTCAAAGACGTTGCTTGAGCGGCAAACAGAGCAAGAAGTCAGGCCGATGGCACGGCCCGTGCGATTCGAGTGGGACGACCACGACTGGTCGGGGAAATCACACCCTCACAACAGTCCCAAAGAAGCGCGCACAGACCGAAGTACCGTCGACAGACGGGAAAATTGCCTCCGGGGAGACGGCATAGCCACTATCCCGCGAGAGGAATATCACGGCTGAAGCCGTGATAGGATGTCAAGACGCCGTCTGTACGCCCGACCCGTTCCTCTTCGGCCGCGAGGACGGCGAGTGGCGGCTGCGCTACCACGGCCGGCTCGACGACGCGCTCAACCCCGGCGACGAGGCGACGGAGTTCTACGTCCGCGACGCGGTCGACGCCGTCCTCGCGGGCGAGGCGGTCGAGATCCCCGACCGGCCTTCGCGCGGCTGCTCGATCAAGTGGCCGGACGCGTAACGACCCCAAACTGAATTCGGGGAGTTCGGTGCTGTTGATACTCTATTGTTCACGTATATTTTCTGGTAAAACACCTGGTCGATGAGAGCTGCGAGTGTCGGATACGGCGAGTCAGTTACCCACGACTGAAGTCGTTGGCTTCCGCCTCATACCTCGGTGAGTAAACTTATGTTCTATAGGGTCATATACCATAGTACAGCGAGATGTCAGCTCGTCGCCCGATCGAATTGAACCGCGCTGTCCCTGGCGGGCGCGTGGAGATATTCGCGATCCGTGACGAGGAGTGTCCCGACGGGTGGTTTTACCGGTTTCAGTACTACCACCCGGAGACGGGCGAGCTGCTCCGGTACGACGACGCGCACGATGACGACGATCTCGGCTGGCATCACCGACACGTTCGATTCGGTGCGGACACACGGATCGGGTTCCACGGGCTCGCGGCACACGTGACTCGGTTTCTGAACGAGATCGCGACGCTGGCGGACACGGAGAACACCCATGAGTGAACCCGACCACGACGGCTGGCCAGACAAGTACAGCGACCCTCGCGAGCGGCCGCATCCCGACGTGCTTCGCGTCACGGTCGAATCGTTCGACGAGGCGTTTGAATCCACGCGCGATACGGTCGACGCGGTCGTCGACGGAGAGCCCCGGCCTGCGGTGGTGTCGTTCGCGACGGTCGGCGAGCTGCGGGAGATTCTCACCGACCGGCGGATCGAACTCCTACAGGCGCTGATAG
This window harbors:
- a CDS encoding sugar phosphate nucleotidyltransferase — its product is MKAVIPLAGQGTRLYPQTHTKPKAMVRIAGKPILGHILSGLVETEIDEAVLIVGGPMQTQIREYATETFGNELDLAFPEQTDPQGLGHAIYQAEPEVNDEPMFITLGDMLFENGYETFLDAHRSLGAVDASIGVKQVDEPSHYGVADIDASGEVRELVEKPSDPPSDRAISGVYVVENSTGLFNALNYLIENNRRGAGDEFQLTDALQRMVETDSIIGTFDVEDWYDCGQPKTLLEANQVLLEELETTEGDRLENTVIIPPVDMGTNVTVERSVVGPYVSLDDDAEINDSIVRSSIVGRGASLTGANLEHSIVGDTAEISGDAQSLNVGDNSNLSL
- a CDS encoding glycosyltransferase family 2 protein; the protein is MGSRKVSVVTPSYNQAGYLPDNLQSIDSQSHDSVEHLILDGGSDDGTAEIIENYADDADHEVWWRSESDDGQSAAINEGFDRASGDIVGWLNSDDVYFDTTTLSRVERWFSRTDADVIYGDLAYVDSHSQVTEIDVRPEFDREKLAYRIVIGQPATFFRSYVVKSEQLDEDLDYCMDYEFWIRLSRKYDVRHVRDVLAGFRRHEAQKTDDMAPVNAEVKTMLDRHRDELPKPQRVLLSNALTEIQRILRSGRETLSLHRNEPELAFDGELAPLSEMVANLGPRYEDIRKALDRWQK
- the aglG gene encoding glucosyl-dolichyl phosphate glucuronosyltransferase — protein: MKISVVLCTYSMDRYEEFQEAAESILNQTYGDIELVVVVDGTEEVYERVETDYGTNPNTTIHCNDQNRGLSYSRNTGAELADGDVVAFMDDDAVATPDWAEQIIDAYERYDALAVGGRMVPDWLSAKPEYLPEEFYFLIGVTYKGFRETEGYVRNTFSSNLSFDREVFLKLGGFRTEMGKRGENDLQGGETELCARLERETGERVVYVPSATVEHKIYDYRTDRQWLLERAFWQGYSKRRMAEIDSEATSTERRFLRQLLTDFIPRRFTEVVTSPSVAKLDKFVMLLAFTLSIGFGYLYAMVPETN
- a CDS encoding oligosaccharyl transferase, archaeosortase A system-associated, which codes for MSDSNDPPDESGTSPSDLLARRYHVPALLGIVAFMLWTRLRSYGNFIQNGEVYFRGNDAWYHLRTTNYLLENWPSTLPYDVWTGFPVGTNAGQFGTLWDHIMAVGIWIARPTMGSAEEVMLVMAPIAGALVAVPTYFIARRFTDRVPALAGAATLALFSGTFLRYTLVGFPDHSAAEILFQSTAVLAFLVALGVAEREKPVWELVVDQDADALRRPVAYAAAAGVALGLYMWTWQPGILMVGFTGIFLAVKITSDVSHGKSPEPVAFAGAVAMTVAGLMQVIPLDTFSFNPTEYSFLQIVAPLGVALGAIFLAWLARQWEAHDLGDESYPAAVTGLILASAGVVWLAIPSLWSTVVGNLLNTVAFSASAGARTIGEAQPPLQGASFTNFVLSQYGLAFFLALAAILYILARPLYRSNDTNHTLYIPAALAVVGSVYAVPQAYGAVGGVVGVSWQVVGLVIAAAFLVGATFLVEYDSQELYFVVWAAFIGSAAFTQVRFNYYLAVVVAVGTAYFLQVALDALDLSSLDLTSLDAVREIEGWQVLTVVAVLAVLLVPLVGVATPVWQAGNSSQPGSVVQWDESLQWMNDETPQPGELEGADNAMDPYDTYDRPADGDFEYPEGAYGVQSWWDYGHWITTRAERIPNANPFQQNAGEAADYLLAPSEQQAADVLASQSDEGNRTRYVMVDWQMASPNSKFNAPVTFYSGNETVRDFNELFYQRVEGQNGRQSGLRPALQTRTQRYHESQMIRLYQHYGSAVEPDPVVLDWEPQTAQTESGDQVDIKVLPSEGQPVQRFDNLSAARSFVEADGSAQVGGVMGVPTERVDALEHYRLVHATQAPGRSSYAQQAQILRQLGVDLQATFGESFIGALGDDFVKTFERVPGATVEGSGAEPGQEVEATVEMEKPNGQTFEYTQYATADENGEFELTLPYSTTGYDEFGPENGYTNTSVRATGPYNVTTERTTGEDLYTTEQFGQVEVTGGQVVGADEAAATVELEERIVDCPSGDAACPIDDESGDGGDGNTTNSTDSASVIGAAEPLTTVDAASAPMATGDAAA
- a CDS encoding DUF368 domain-containing protein, coding for MGDRREWVTLYLKGVAMGSADAVPGVSGGTIALIVGIYERLIAAVTAIDPGRVRRVLSGVRPSNIPDARTAFREVDGAFLLVLGTGIGTAVVAVLSGVNYLLATRPVATYGFFFGLIAASAAVLFGDVDLDTPRRKAAAGGGFVLAFLASGVASTGLGSPLPLVFLAGAVAVSAMVLPGISGSLLLVVLGQYEYMSGVVSRFVDGLGALAVGSGSDALVETLPPVATFLVGGVCGLFTIAHAVRYALSRARAATLAFLVSLIVGALRAPVVETSTRLAESGESWRAAAPRFAVAAIAGAALVLVLNRYSAAIEY
- a CDS encoding twitching motility protein PilT; the protein is MTNPGVPASPSVLNTTVLSNFAYIDQLWVVGELSGICAVPVVQEELTNGVDEHPYLRSALKTLGDEIPVATIPDSVANREEVIRAHLDPGEAQAFAVADAHDGRLLTDDGDARSFAKDQGVTVIGSVGVLLAAIDAGKINESTADEWLSTWIDEMDYYVPYRTISEYR
- a CDS encoding UPF0175 family protein, whose translation is MARITGSYPDDLDLLIEGAVEAGIFGGKSDALREFVREYFDDHENERIAAAVTLYERERITLGDAARLGDVDRWTMRDMLREHGVELRVGLADEDDAAYEKAAASELEFSAGNSDDEESQVE
- a CDS encoding RNA-guided endonuclease TnpB family protein, with amino-acid sequence MKRTNTFAVRPLSENGQRLLRDLLDASAALWNEVNYQRLMRYNDENGFGGSVWDADTGHLEGKYKAVLGASTAQQVIRKNSEAWRAFFRLKEQYHDASNTSVMDHPEPPGFRGNEDNGRQLKTVIRNTSYTIEWGDRSRLEILVGSELKSRYDHTGRLRLEVAGNPNWPDYEKQGRLDLWYDETDGTFRASQPVTVSDEARATPLAAETAALDIGANNLVACTTITGEQYLYEGRNLFARFRETTQEVARLQSKLEAGRDSSERIRRLYRKRTRRRDHAQEALCRDVIERLYAEGVDTVYIGDLTGVLETHWSVKANAKTHNFWAFEKFMDRLACTAEEYGISVEVRSEAWTSQECPQCGSTDRTTRHQETLTCPCGFEGHADLTASKTLLERQTEQEVRPMARPVRFEWDDHDWSGKSHPHNSPKEARTDRSTVDRRENCLRGDGIATIPREEYHG
- a CDS encoding DUF6516 family protein — its product is MEIFAIRDEECPDGWFYRFQYYHPETGELLRYDDAHDDDDLGWHHRHVRFGADTRIGFHGLAAHVTRFLNEIATLADTENTHE